Below is a genomic region from Vibrio cortegadensis.
CTTGATGCAATGATCACTAAATGGAACAAAACTAAAAATGCTAGGGCTTTGCGCTGTTGCGCAGGGGTAAAGTTACTCATATTGTACCTTTTTAGTTTGGTTTGGGGTTGAGGGAACCCAAATTGAAGAACAATTCTTCCAATTATTTAAAGTCGCCAAACTCTAATGTTCAGCGGCGAGCGATTATACATTAATCAATTAGCACGACAATAGATGATGAAATAGCAAACGTTTAAGCGTGGTATTTCCTTCTCTAACGACCCTCTAAGTTAAAAACCTTGAGCAAATAGTCCCGCTAAATAATCAAGTTCTTCACGACTTTCTAGAACCGATAAGGTTTCAAACCATACAGATTCACTGTAATGCTCAGAGCGCAGAAATAACTGACAACCTTCAAAATCGATTAACCATGAATGCATATCGGCATCCCACTGTTTTTCTATCACGGTAGCAGAGAGTAAACCCACAAGTTTGTCCCCCAGCAGAGGAAAAGTATCGAAGTCGAAACTTGGTGTTGTGATAAGCAGACGCCCATCTTCGGCAAGGTATTCTCGCAGTCCAAAATCAGCCATGAGTGGTAATGTGCTCCTGAATTAAATCTAAGAAAGGATCGGCATATTTTTCCAGTTTACGTTGTCCAACACCATTAACAGCCAGCATTTCACCGTAAGAGGTCGGCAGCATTTCGGCCATCTCAATCAATGTTGCATCACTAAAGACCACATATGGAGGAAGACCCACTTTGTCTGCGATGGTTTTACGTAACTTACGTAACTTCGCAAACAGTTTTTTATCGTATTGACGATTAGACAGTTTATCGGCTTTGGCAGATCGTACGGCGGTGTCTAGACGAGGAACCGCAAGTTCTAACGCCATCTCACCACGTAATAGTGGCCTTGCTTCTTCCGTCAGTTGCAGAGTCGAGTTTCGGGTGATGTTTTGAAACAACAGTCCTTTATGGATAAGTTGACGCACAATACTGATCCAGTAATCATGGCTATGATCACGACCAATGCCATAAGTCGTTAGTTTGTCGTGGCCATTTTCGCGGATACGAATATTCTGCATCCCACGCATCACTTCCACCACATAACCCATACCAAAACCTTGATTCACTCGGTACACGCAAGAAAGTGCCTTTTGCGCTTCTTCCGTTGCATCAAAGTGCTTCGGTGGGTCGAGACAAATATCACAGTTACCACACGGCTTATCTCGATATTCACCAAAATAGTTTAACAACACTTGGCGTCGGCACGTTTGCGCTTCGGCAAATGCACTCATCGCATTAAGCTTATGGCTCTCGACCTGTTTCTGCGGCCCATCGTCTTTTTCATCCAACATCCGACGGAGCCAGTTAATATCAGCAGGATCGAACAACATCATCGCTTCAGCAGGTAGGCCATCACGCCCTGCTCGACCTGTCTCTTGATAGTAAGATTCAATATTGCGTGGGATATCAAAATGCACCACAAATCGAACATTGGGTTTATTTATTCCCATGCCAAAAGCAACGGTCGCCACAACAATTTGAATATCATCGCGCTGGAAAGCTTCTTGAACATACGCGCGCTCATCCATGTCCATACCAGCGTGATAACCCGCCGCCCGAATATGGTTGTTACATAACTTTTCAGTCAGCATTTCGACTTTTTTACGGCTACCGCAGTAGATAATGCCGCAGTTGCCTTTCTGAGTATCAAGGTAACGAATCACCTGTGAAACAGGCTTATGTTTTTCGACTAAGTTATAGCGGATATTTGGTCGGTCAAAGCTGCCAAGATAAGTATGCGGCTCATTAAGTTGTAAACGATGGATAATGTCGACACGTGTTGCATCATCAGCGGTTGCAGTTAACGCCATAAATGGGACATGAGAAAATTGCTGTTTCAATTGACCTAGCAGTGCGTACTCAGGTCTGAAATCGTGCCCCCATTGTGAAATACAGTGCGCTTCATCCACTGCAATCATCGACAACGGTAAATTATGCAAACGATCAATAAAGTCGTGCATCAAAACTCGCTCAGGCGAAGCATACACTAACTTAATCTGCCCCGAATTCATGCGGTTGTAAACGCTAATCAGATCGTCGCGCGACATGGTTGAGTTAATACACTCAGCCGCGACACCATCGGCTTTAAGCTGATCCACTTGGTCTTTCATTAATGAGATCAAAGGTGAAATCACCAGCGTAATACCTTCTCTCACCAAAGCTGGGATCTGATAACACAGAGATTTACCACCACCTGTCGGCATAATCACTAAGCTATCTTGACCAGAGATAGCCAAGTCAATCACCTCTTGCTGCCCATCACGAAAGCTCTGGTAACCAAAAACATCTTGTAAGATATCTTTTGCGCTACTTGGCTGGGGTTGGGTCTGTTCAGCAGTTAAGGTTGCGGTCATCGAAAATCCTATAGGGGTTGAGATTGCATTCACGTCAAATCAGTGAGCGCCACATTGTAGTGGGGAATGATGGTGAATAAAACCGCAAATTGTTAGGCGTATACGATTATCGCTTCTATACTGACCAACTCCGTTTATAAATCTTATAACTAGGTACATTCGTACCAGAGAAGCACTCAATGACACAAGAAGAAGACCAAAGAGCTCGCCAAGGCATATTTCTCGCCATCGGCGCTTACACCATCTGGGGTATTGCCCCTATCTATTTCAAATCCATTGCGGAAGTCTCCCCTTTAGAGATCCTCAGTCATCGAATTATCTGGTCATTCTTTTTACTTGCCTTTTTGATCCATTTTAATCACGGATGGCGAACGGTCCGTGACACATTGCGCTCGAAGCCAAAAATGATGTACCTCGTTTCAACCTCAATATTGGTTGGAGCCAACTGGCTAATTTTTATATCGGCAGTCAATGCCAACAAAATGTTAGACGCCAGCCTTGGTTATTACATTAATCCGTTATTTAACGTGATACTAGGAATGGTCTTTCTAGGAGAGCGATTAAGAAAACTCCAATGGTTTGCTGTGGCTCTCGCGGCGGTGGGAGTCTTAATTCAGCTCATCGCTTTCGGTTCAGTGCCGATCATCGCCATCTCTCTTGCAATGAGTTTTGGTTTATATGGATTGTTACGCAAAAAAGTGAGTTTAGATGCTCAAACCGGCTTATTTATTGAGACTCTGGTTTTATTACCTATCGCAGCCTTCTACTTACTGTTTATTGCAGACACCGCAACATCAGATTTAGCAAGTAACCCGATGACACTAAACCTATTGCTCGTTTCAGCAGGTGCCATCACTACTTTACCTTTGTTGTGTTTTACTGGGGCCGCGACACGATTGAAACTCTCAACACTCGGTTTTTTCCAATATATTGGACCGAGTTTAATGTTTTTACTCGCGGTATTGGTCTACAACGAAGCGTTCAGCAGCGATAAAGCGATCACTTTTGCTTTCATATGGGCAGCATTGTTTGTATTTAGTTTTGATGGCATTAAAAGTAGTAGAAAAAAGAAAAAATCATAATCACATTTGATGAGTGTTCGTTTTTTACAAGACAATCAGCAATGACACCGCTAAGCTTGACCAAATATTCATCAATTTGGTCAAGCTTTTTTATTCCCTATGGATAACATTTCTCACTATTCGACAGCCGATCAAGATATTGGACTTATTCAGGCGAATTACCACAAATTTGCTTTCCAACGTCACTATCATCTCGATTTCCACATAGGGCTAATCACTCACGGCCAGCAGAAGTTTATCTATAAAGGCAACCACCACAGTGTTGGTCATGGGCAAATGGTAATCATGCCACCTGATGAATTGCATGACGGTCACTCTTTATTAGATTCAGGCTACCAAGTTCGCGTGTTTTCGATCGCTCCGCACTGGTTTAGCGATCAACAAGATCTTACCCAAAACGGACAAATAGTAAGCTTTTCTGAGCTGATCATCTCGGATCCTGTGCTTTTTTCACAATTAAGTAACCTTCATGAGTTACTTATCCAAGACAACCTCAGTCAGCTTGCTAAAGATTGTTTACCATATGACCAATTTTCGATCATGTTAGATCGTTATGCTCAAATAAAACCATCTCCAATCATAGGTTTAGGCAACCAAACCCTGTTAACACTGAAAGATTACCTGATGGAAAATCTAGACCAGCCGATTCGGTTAGAGAGCCTATCTCAACTATGCCAACTGAGCCCTAGCCAGTTTCAACGCCACTTTAAATGTAAAATGGGTATTGCCCCTTATGCATGGCTAAGTCGATTACGAATGGAACAGTCGATGAAATTGATTAAATCTGGGGTATGCGGGACAGATGTCGCTCAGCAAGTCGGATTTTATGACCAAGCTCATTTCACTAAAGCCTTTAAACAGACCTACGGTATACCGCCATCGGAAGTGCGTTGAACTCGTATTAGTAGAAACATGGTTAGGCAATCTAGGGAAATTTCATATGGCGATTTAAGTTACTGTCTAGAATTTACAAGCTCCTCCTCTATTATTTTGACATGATGCGTGACTTAAAAGCACTCACGACAAGTCTAAATTACGTTATGAACGAACTCTCCATCTTAGCAACACTCGCTACCGTCCACTTTATCGCCCTTATGTGTCCCGGCCCAGATTTCGCCTTAGTTGTACAAAATGCCAGTCGCCATGGTCGACAAACGGGTCTGTATATTGCGCTTGGCCTCTCTTGTGGCATTTTACTTCACTCGATTCTCAGCCTCACCGGAGTAAGTTATTTAGTCCACCAGCAGCCCGTTCTCTTTTCTCTATTACAAACGGCGGGGGGGAGCTACTTGCTTTACCTTGGTGTGAACGCTTTAAAAGGCACCTGGCAGAATCGACACGATCAAGATCCAGGTCAATCGCAACCAGAAACCAAGCCAAACCTAATATTGAGTAATAAAAGACAAGCTTTCTCGCGTGGGCTGACGACCAATATTTTGAATCCGAAGGCACTGGTGTTTTTTGTTAGTCTCATGTCGAGCTTAATTCCTGCGGGCATGTCTTTAGCCGGAAAAGGGACCGCTCTAGTGATCTTATGGGGATTATCACTCGCTTGGTTCTCTTTTTTAGCCTGGGTACTATCAACCAATAGACTTCAACAGCGCCTAATCAAAGCAACAACCTACATTGATGGGCTATGTGGACTGGTCTTTTCAATCGTTGGTGGCGGAATTCTCTACCAAGCTATTTATTCACTCAGCAGCCTTACTCAGTCATAGTGCATCATCTTTGTGCGAGATCTCTTACAAGAGCGTGAGTGAAACTCGCTTTGTCTCTAAGAGCTTGTAATCACAATCAATTTAAAGCACTGATAAATAAAGGTATGTCTATTATTTAAACAAGATGTCGATAAAGAAAACGTTTTCGTTATCTTGTCTCGATTGAGAAAAAACGTAATATTAACCCTGTCGGAAGGAGTCTGACACGGAACAGGAAACAGCCACGGATTAGGTTATCTTCAGGATGAAGATTCGATTATTCAGGATGAATAGTCGGCATGGAAAGCAAATTGGACATTGAATGGACGCAATAGTAACTAGGATGGTTGCTACTAGGGAAAGACAATGGACACCTCTGGACGAGGAAAGGATTGAACATCAGGACGATGTAAAGGACACCGCTCAAGGATCAAGTGAAGCGAGCTAACGAGGATTGTTGGCAGATCAGGATAAGATCATGGACACCGCTAGGATGGCGACGAAAGGAATACGCTGACGGATTACAGCACACTATCATGGATTTGATGCATGGAGCACTTTAGTAGCTGGATTGCTGCAAGTAAGACTACGACCCCGAAGAGCGCAAGCTCTCGGGGTTTTTCTTTATCTGAACCTAATACCAATCGTAGTAAATAACTGGTCATCCTAGCTTGTTAAAATACTCGATAACGGTGTTAGAAATTTTGATTATAGAATAACTACTTATCGAAAATTTCTGCCTTGTTCTCAAGCATTTTTCCTGCGCTTTTTATGACCATCTATCAAATCTCAAAAACAAAAAAAGCCACATCAACGTGACTTTTTAGCAATCTAGAATCAAATTACCGCAGCAAGAAAATCAAGCGAACAGTAGTAAGTCTCGCTATAACAGCTCTAAACGAGCATATGCAGTAACTAACCACTTAATACCTTCACCATTGAAAGCAACTTGGACTCGGCTTTGAGGACCGCTTCCTTCAAAGTTGATAATGGTCCCTTCACCAAATTTAGGGTGCTTCACACGTGAACCCAAGCTAAATCCAGTCTCATTAAAATTCTCTTTCACTGCAGACTGACTGAATCGACCCGAACTTGTTGGTCGGCTCACTTGTGCCTTCATGCGCACTTCATCTAAACAGGTTTCAGGTAACTCACGAATGAATCGAGACGGTTTATGGAATTTGTCTTGCCCGTATAAACGGCGTGTTTCAGCATAAGTAATGTATAACTTCTCCATCGCACGTGTCATACCGACATAGCATAGGCGGCGCTCTTCTTCTAAACGCCCCGCTTCTTCTGCCGACATCTGGCTTGGGAACATACCTTCTTCCACCCCAACCATAAATACCATCGGAAACTCTAGTCCCTTAGCACTGTGTAGGGTC
It encodes:
- the recQ gene encoding ATP-dependent DNA helicase RecQ, with protein sequence MTATLTAEQTQPQPSSAKDILQDVFGYQSFRDGQQEVIDLAISGQDSLVIMPTGGGKSLCYQIPALVREGITLVISPLISLMKDQVDQLKADGVAAECINSTMSRDDLISVYNRMNSGQIKLVYASPERVLMHDFIDRLHNLPLSMIAVDEAHCISQWGHDFRPEYALLGQLKQQFSHVPFMALTATADDATRVDIIHRLQLNEPHTYLGSFDRPNIRYNLVEKHKPVSQVIRYLDTQKGNCGIIYCGSRKKVEMLTEKLCNNHIRAAGYHAGMDMDERAYVQEAFQRDDIQIVVATVAFGMGINKPNVRFVVHFDIPRNIESYYQETGRAGRDGLPAEAMMLFDPADINWLRRMLDEKDDGPQKQVESHKLNAMSAFAEAQTCRRQVLLNYFGEYRDKPCGNCDICLDPPKHFDATEEAQKALSCVYRVNQGFGMGYVVEVMRGMQNIRIRENGHDKLTTYGIGRDHSHDYWISIVRQLIHKGLLFQNITRNSTLQLTEEARPLLRGEMALELAVPRLDTAVRSAKADKLSNRQYDKKLFAKLRKLRKTIADKVGLPPYVVFSDATLIEMAEMLPTSYGEMLAVNGVGQRKLEKYADPFLDLIQEHITTHG
- the rarD gene encoding EamA family transporter RarD, whose translation is MTQEEDQRARQGIFLAIGAYTIWGIAPIYFKSIAEVSPLEILSHRIIWSFFLLAFLIHFNHGWRTVRDTLRSKPKMMYLVSTSILVGANWLIFISAVNANKMLDASLGYYINPLFNVILGMVFLGERLRKLQWFAVALAAVGVLIQLIAFGSVPIIAISLAMSFGLYGLLRKKVSLDAQTGLFIETLVLLPIAAFYLLFIADTATSDLASNPMTLNLLLVSAGAITTLPLLCFTGAATRLKLSTLGFFQYIGPSLMFLLAVLVYNEAFSSDKAITFAFIWAALFVFSFDGIKSSRKKKKS
- a CDS encoding LysE family translocator, encoding MNELSILATLATVHFIALMCPGPDFALVVQNASRHGRQTGLYIALGLSCGILLHSILSLTGVSYLVHQQPVLFSLLQTAGGSYLLYLGVNALKGTWQNRHDQDPGQSQPETKPNLILSNKRQAFSRGLTTNILNPKALVFFVSLMSSLIPAGMSLAGKGTALVILWGLSLAWFSFLAWVLSTNRLQQRLIKATTYIDGLCGLVFSIVGGGILYQAIYSLSSLTQS
- a CDS encoding DUF3630 family protein, with the protein product MADFGLREYLAEDGRLLITTPSFDFDTFPLLGDKLVGLLSATVIEKQWDADMHSWLIDFEGCQLFLRSEHYSESVWFETLSVLESREELDYLAGLFAQGF
- a CDS encoding helix-turn-helix transcriptional regulator; this translates as MDNISHYSTADQDIGLIQANYHKFAFQRHYHLDFHIGLITHGQQKFIYKGNHHSVGHGQMVIMPPDELHDGHSLLDSGYQVRVFSIAPHWFSDQQDLTQNGQIVSFSELIISDPVLFSQLSNLHELLIQDNLSQLAKDCLPYDQFSIMLDRYAQIKPSPIIGLGNQTLLTLKDYLMENLDQPIRLESLSQLCQLSPSQFQRHFKCKMGIAPYAWLSRLRMEQSMKLIKSGVCGTDVAQQVGFYDQAHFTKAFKQTYGIPPSEVR